Genomic segment of Engystomops pustulosus chromosome 8, aEngPut4.maternal, whole genome shotgun sequence:
gcagtgtgaggacactcctttAGTGCACTTGAAAAGGCTACAgccctgcaatataaatccatattccacagtcctgctgctactaacaacgatacataacacgggctgcagtctgtatggtcaataCCTATGGTCTAGCTCTCACATCACAACATGCCGGATTCGGAGAGAACTTCTGTGGATTTATGGCTCTTGTTCCTTAATCTTGATTCAATGGAATTTTAATTGGATCAGTTGAATATTTTCCAAGGTCGTGAGCCAAGAACGTCTGGAATCCTTAAGATTTCCTTATTTTCAATTCCACTTTCACTCTCGTCACCAAGGACCCAGcacaaggaaggaagccatgcatCAGTCTGAGTATCGGCGTTTATCCAGGCGCCGCTGACGTGTTTATGGCATTTCCCCAATTAAATACAATTAGAAGCGACGTCTCTGTACATGTGATGATTGTTACCGACGAATAAAGATTATAAATTACAGAATGTAACagccaaaaacaaacattttacttAAAAATGTTGCAGATTAAGTTGATTTAAtattcctctccctcctctccttccccctctccttCCACGCTGTCAGTGCCGACCTCTTCGTAATCCTTCTCCAGGGCGGCCATGTCCTCCCGAGCCTCGGAGAACTCTCCTTCCTCCATTCCCTCGCCCACATACCAGTGCACAAAGGCGCGCTTGGCATACATCAGGTCAAACTTGTGGTCCAGGCGAGCCCAGGCCTCGGCGATGGCGGTGGTGTTACTCAGCATGCACACGGCACGCTGCACCTTGGCCAAGTCTCCACCGGGGACCACAGTTGGTGGCTGGTAATTGATGCCAACTTTGAAACCTGTGGGGCACCAGTCCACAAACTGGATGGTGCGCTTGGTCTTAATGGTGGCAATTGCAGCATTAACATCCTTGGGGACAACATCGCCTCTATATAACATACAGCAGGCCATGTATTTGCCATGTCTGGGGTCACATTTCACCATCTGGTTGGCCGGCTCGAAGCAGGCGTTGGTGATCTCAGACACAGAGAGCTGCTCATGGTAAGCCTTCTCTGCAGAGATGACCGGGGCATAGGTGGCCAGGGGGAAGTGGATGCGGGGGTAGGGCACCAGGTTGGTCTGGAACTCTGTCAAGTCCACATTCAGAGCCCCATCAAACCTGAGAGAGGCCGTGATGGAGGACACAATCTGGCCAATCAGACGGTTCAGGTTAGTGTAGGTCGGGCGCTCAATGTCCAGGTTCCGGCGGCAGATGTCATAGATGGCCTCATTGTCCACCATGAAGGCACAGTCAGAGTGCTCCAGGGTGGTGTGGGTGGTGAGGATGGAGTTGTATGGTTCAACCACAGCGGTGGAGATCTGGGGGGCAGGGTAGATGGAGAACTCTAGCTTGGACTTCTTTCCATAGTCAACTGAGAGACGTTCCATCAAGAGGGAGGTGAAGCCGGATCCAGTGCCACCACCAAAACTGTGGAAGAtgaggaagccctggagacccgTGCACTGATCAGCCTGAAGGAGGAGACACAGAAAAGTCAGACGTCATATGATAGAGGGAGGCATCGGTTGCAAAGATGAAGCCAAGGTCTAAAGTTTTCCACAAAGATGTATTATAAATATTACTTATTTTACATTAAAGGTCTGTGCATTGTGGACTAGGGTCAGACATTGGAGGATTGAACTCACCAGCTTGCGGATCCTGTCCAGCACCAGGTCAATGATCTCCTTGCCGATGGTGTAATGGCCCCGGGCGTAGTTATTGGCAGCGTCTTCCTTGCCGGTGATGAGCTGCTCAGGGTGGAAGAGTTGTCTGTAGGTTCCAGTTCTCACTTCATCTGTAGGAGGAACATTTCTATCCTGAACCTTCCATCCATCAGTCATAGACAATCCCTGAGCAGATCTACTCACCGATCACAGTGGGCTCCAGGTCCACAAACACAGCGCGGGGGACATGTTTACCAGCTCCGGTCTCACTGAAGAAGGTGTTGAAGGAATCATCTCCTCCACCGATGGTCTTGTCACTGGGCATCTGCCCGTCCGGCTGGATGCCATGTTCCAGGcagtacaactcccagcaggcatTGCCCATCTGGACTCCAGCCTGGCCAACGTGGACTGAGATACATTCCCTCTGTAATGTTGATATAAAGTTGAacaaatacatctacatacaagaCAATTATTATCCTGTATTatgttccagagctgcactctgaacatgaattgtgaatgcagctgtggagtataaaatGATCCTACTTTTCATAGTATAACTCTACAAGGTTAAATAACATATAAACTCTGTGAGTCTGAGGGTCACTTACCATGATGTTGATTCGCGTCTCACAGATATTAGTCCTGAATATGAAGCTGATGCTGCTCGCTCGTTGTAGCAGATCTTTATATAATGTAGGAGACGGGAGCCTCCCAGTAACCGGACATATCGGCTACAAGGAAGGTCGTGTAACGCTAGTGACACATCTCCAAGACACAATGAACAATCAGCCCATTCCTATTTATCATAAGCAGCAATTTGTCACGTTAAAGGATAACAATAAAGAGCTGAAACTTTAGaattcgttacaatgtgtcagtggcgGGAGCTGTGGCAACAGAGAACACTGGTAATAACGTATCAACAAATGTATCAATAGGGATCCACAAAGCCGCGGTGTCCTGTTACAAGAGCAGAACCTCAATGACAGTATCATGGGAGGCGAGATGTTGCTACGGGTCCTGTGCACCAGAAAGGGAGACTCTGACGAGCTTGTAGTATCAGGGGAGTAGCAATAGGGGGCAGCTTTTGTAGTATTGATCAGGTCTATTGACCATGAGGCCTACGTACCGCTCTGGTATTGGGAAGGCTTAGTGTACACTTCTTATACTGAGACCAAGTAAAGCATCCAAAGGGGTAGTGGGCACATGTACCTATTGTTACTCACCTACACTATAGCACTGATCATATGACCTAAAGGTGATGTCTCCTGTGATTACAGACGCCATTTTTGCACATTTTAACCATTCGCCCTGACCACCATGAAGACTTCTCCCAGCCACCATCAGAATTTGCCCACATATACATTATTCTTTTTACTTTTCCATCATCCCTGCCAACCCGGTGCCCTCCTAGTGTCACCCTGTGGTTACCCCTGATATTGTGTACCTGCCGCACAGCCCAGTGTCCTCGTATACTATCCTACAATGAATAATGACAGTCACATATGTATAATTCATAGAATATTCTAGTGGCGCCAATAATTATAAGCCACACGATGTCTTCAGAAATAAGCAAATAATTGTAAGACAATGTTAGTTCTTTCAATGGTATTCGGGCTCCCATAAATTACACTTACTAGTTATATACCCCACCAGATTGCCCCCTATATAATAATGCTCTCATAGCACCCTGCTTATTCAGTGTTCCTTGTATCAATAATCGGGCCCCTATCCTATGTAAATTAAGTTGCCCATGGTACCCCTAAAGTACAAATGTCCCCATAGTGCCCCAGGATGATACAACTTGCCCAATGTGCCCCTTATTGCCTCTAATAGTCATTGTTACCAGTACTGTAGAAATGTCCTCTCTAGTTCCCCTATAGCCTTCATCTTCCCCCAGCAGTATTAgtatcctgtactgacccataTAGTAATGACTCCTCCAGTGTGACCtcctagtaatagtgcccccaacaGAGCTCCCTCAGTGGGCATCtatcagggccagctccaggcttaagtaggcccctgggtgacagagccttagggGGTCCCATACCCACAGtatctacactgcacccccaaccataaggcatactgcccactccccctgtagccacactgcacccccaaccataaggcatactgccccctccccctgtagccacaatgccccccaacctataaggcatactgccccctccccctgtagccacactgcacccccaaccataaggcatactgccccctccccctgtagccacactgcagccccaaccataaggcatattgccccctccccctgtatccacactgcacccccaaccataaggcatactgccccctccccttgtagccacaatgccccccaacctataaggcatactgccccctccccctgtagccacaatgccccccaacctataaggcatgctgccccctccccctgtagccacactgcacccccaaccataaggcatactgccccctccccctgtatccacactgccccccaacctataaggcatactgcctcctccccctgtatccacactgccccccaacctataaggcatactgccccctccccctgtatccacactgcacccccaacctataaggcatactgccccctccccctgtagccacactgcacccccaaccataaggcatactgccccctccccctgtatccacactgcacccccaacctataaggcatactgccccctccccctgtagccacactgcacccccaaccataaggcatactgccccctccccctgtagccacactgcacccccaaccataaggcatactgtcccctccccctgtagccacactgcacccccaacctataaggcatacttccccctccccctgtatccacactgccccccaacctataaggcatactgccccctccccctgtaggcacactgcacccccagcctataaggcatactgcctcctccccctgtatccacactgcaccccaacctataaggcatactgccccctccccctgtatccacactgcaccccaacctataaggcatactgccccctcccctgtagccacactgcacccccaacctataaggcatactgccccctccccctgtatccacactgccccccaacctataaggcatactgccccctccccctgtatccacactgcacccccaacctataaggcatactgccccctccccctgtatccacactgccccccaacctataaggcatactgccccctccccctgtagccacactgcacccccaaccataaggcatactgccccctccccctgtagccacactgcaccccaaccataaggcatactgcctcctccccctgtagccacactgcacccccaaccataaggcatactgcctcctccccctgtagccacactgcacccccaaccataaggcatactgccccctccccctgtagccgcACTGtacccccaaccataaggcatactgccccctccccctgtagccacactgcacccccaaccataaggcatactgccccctccccctgtagccatactgcacccccaaccataaggcatactgccccctccccctgtagccatactgcacccccaaccataaggcatactgccccctccccctgtagccacactgcacccccaaccataaggcatactgccccctccccctgtaggcacaatgccccccaacctataaggcatactgccccctccccctgtaagcACAATtcccccaaccataaggcatactgccccctccccctgtagccacactgccccccaacctataaggcatactgccccctccccctgtatccacactgcacccccaaccataaggcatactgccccatCCCCCTGTAGGCACAAtgccccccaacctataaggcatactgccccctccccctgtatccacactgcacccccaaccataaggcatactgccccctccccctgtagccacactgcacccccaacctataaggcatactgccccctccccctgtagccacaattCCCCCCAACCTAtcaggcatactgccccctccccctgtagccacactgcacccccaacctataaggcatactgccccctccccctgtagccacactgcacccccaacctataaggcatactgcctcctccccctgtagccacactgcacccccaacctataaggcatactgccccctccccctgtagccacactgcacccccaacctataaggcatactccccctccccctgtagccacaatgccccccaacctataaggcatactgccccctccccctgtagccacaatgccccccaacctataaggcatactgccccctccccctgtagccacaatgccccccaacctataaggcatactgcctccccccctgtagccacactgcacccccaaccataaggcatactgccccctccccctgtagccacactgcacccccaacctataaggcatactgccccctccccctgtagccacactgcaccccaaccataaggcatactgccccctccccctgtagccacactgcacccccaacctataaggcatactgccccctccccctgtagccacactgcacccccaacttataaggcatactgcctcccccccctgtagccacactgcacccccaacctataaggtatactgccccctccccctgtagccacactgcacccccaacctataaggcatactgccccctccccctgtagccacactgcacccccaaccataaggcatactgccccctccccctgtagccacaatgccccccaacctataaggcatactgccccctccccctgtagccacaatgccccccaacctataaggcatactgcctccccccctgtagccacactgcacccccaaccataaggcatactgccccctccccctgtagccacactgcacccccaacctataaggcatactgccccatCCCCCTATAGGCACAAtgccccccaacctataaggctgcacccccaaccataaggcatactgccccctccccctgtagccacactgcacccccaaccataaggcatactgtcccctccccctgtagccacactgcacccccaaccataaggcatactgcctccccccctgtagccacactgcacccccaacctataaggcatactgcctcctccccctgtagccacactgcacccccaaccataaggcatactgcctccccccctgtagccacactgcacccccaacctataaggcatactgcctccccccctgtagccacactgcacccccaaccataaggcatactgccccctccccctgtagccacactgcacccccaaccataaggcatactgccccctccccctgtagccacaatgccccccaacctataaggcatactgccccctccccctgtagccacaatgcccttcaacctataaggcatactgccccctccccctgtagccacactgcacccccaaccataaggcatactgccccctccccctgtagccacaatgccccccaacctataaggcatactgccccctccccctgtagccacaatgccccccaacctataaggcatactgccccctccccctgtagccacactgcacccccaaccataaggcatactgccccctccccctgtaaccacactgcacccccaaccataaggtataatgccccctccccctgtagccacaatgccccccaacctataaggcatactgccccctccccctgtagccacactgcacccccaaccataaggcatactgccccctccccctgtagccacaatgccccccaacctataaggcatactgccccctccccctgtagccacaatgccccccaacctataaggcatactgccccctccccctgtaggcacactgcacccccaacctataaggcatactgccccctccccctgtagccacaatgccccccaacctataaggcatactgccccctccccctgtagccacactgcacccccaacctataaggcatactgccccctccccctgtagccacactgcacccccaaccataaggcatactgccccctccccctgtagccacaatgccccccaacctataaggcatactgccccctccccctgtagccacaatgccccccaacctataaggcatactgcctcctccccctgtagccacactgcacccccaacctataaggcatcctgccccctccccctgtagccacaatgccccccaacctataaggcatactgccccctccccctgtagccacactgcacccccaacctataaggcatactgcctcctccccctgtagccacactgcacccccaacctataaggcatactgccccctccccctgtaggcacaatgccccccaacctataaggcatactgccccctccccctgtagccacattgcccccaacctataaggcatactgccccctccccctgtagccacaatgccccccaACCATAagacatactgccccctccccctgtagccacactgcacccccaacctataaggcatactgccccctccccctgtagccacactgcacccccaacctataaggcatactgccccctccccctgtagccacactgcacccccaacctataagacatactgcctcctccccctgtagccacactgcacccccaacctataaggcatactgccccctccccctgtagccacactgcacccccaacctataaggcatactgcctcctccccctgtagccacactgcacccccaaccataaggcatactgccccctccccctgtagccacaatgccccccaacctataaggcatactgccccctccccctgtagccacactgcacccccaaccataaggcatactgccccctccccctgtatccacactgcacccccaaccataaggcatattgccccctccccctgtaaccacaatgccccccaacctataaggcatactgcccactccccctgtagccacactgccccccaacctataaggcatactgccccctccccctgtagccacactgcacccccaaccataaggcatactgccccctccccctgtagccacactgcacccccaaccataaggcatactgtcccctccccctgtagccacactgcacccccaaccataaggcatactgcctccccccctgtagccacactgcacccccaacctataaggcatactgccccctccccctgtagccacactgcacccccaaccataaggcatactgcctcctccccctgtagccacactgcacccccaaccataaggcatactgccccctccccctgtaaacacaatgccccccaacctataaggcatactgccccctccccctgtagccacactgccccccaacctataaggcatactgccccctccccctgtagccacactgcacccccaaccataaggcatactgcctcctccccctgtagccacactgcacccccaaccataaggcatactgccccctccccctgtaaccacaatgccccccaacctataaggcatactgccccctccccctgtagccacactgccccccaacctataaggcatactgccccctccccctgtagccacactgcacccccaaccataaggcatactgccccctccccctgtagccacactgcacccccaaccataaggcatactgcccccttcccctgtagccacactgcaccccaaccataaggcatactgcctcctccccctgtagccacaatgccccccaacctataaggcatactgccccctccccctgtagccacactgcacccccaaccataaggcatactgccccctccccctgtagccacactgcacccccaaccataaggcatactgccccctccccctgtaaccacaatgccccccaacctataaggcatactgccccctccccctgtagccacactgccccccaacctataaggcatactgccccctccccctgtagc
This window contains:
- the LOC140075939 gene encoding tubulin alpha-1A chain-like, coding for MRECISVHVGQAGVQMGNACWELYCLEHGIQPDGQMPSDKTIGGGDDSFNTFFSETGAGKHVPRAVFVDLEPTVIDEVRTGTYRQLFHPEQLITGKEDAANNYARGHYTIGKEIIDLVLDRIRKLADQCTGLQGFLIFHSFGGGTGSGFTSLLMERLSVDYGKKSKLEFSIYPAPQISTAVVEPYNSILTTHTTLEHSDCAFMVDNEAIYDICRRNLDIERPTYTNLNRLIGQIVSSITASLRFDGALNVDLTEFQTNLVPYPRIHFPLATYAPVISAEKAYHEQLSVSEITNACFEPANQMVKCDPRHGKYMACCMLYRGDVVPKDVNAAIATIKTKRTIQFVDWCPTGFKVGINYQPPTVVPGGDLAKVQRAVCMLSNTTAIAEAWARLDHKFDLMYAKRAFVHWYVGEGMEEGEFSEAREDMAALEKDYEEVGTDSVEGEGEGEEGEEY